A genomic region of Leptolyngbya sp. NIES-2104 contains the following coding sequences:
- a CDS encoding S-layer family protein, whose translation MNRIPRSLGRLGGLLFCLIATDAVNAQIVPDSTLPVNSRVEAGCTTCTIEGGTIRDNNLFHSFREFSVPTGGTASFNNAIEVQNIFTRVTGGTISNIDGLIQTNGTANLFLLNPNGMIFGANARLDLGGSFVVSTVDRIVFDNGFAFSATDPQAPPLLTISAPIGLQSGNNPGSILVQGRLEVKPEQTLALVGDGVALERGKLIAEAGHVELGSIASESDVSIDSSLKLNYQAVQQFQDIQLVQAARVDTSGSGGGSIQVQGRRIHLTEGSQMATITEGTQAGKDLIVRASELVEVSGVNPEDMTDSSAIAAEASRGSTGKGGNLTIETETLRVTDGGRVSARTFGAGDGGDLTVRTRSMEVTGFASQTNASSTLAAEARQSSTGNAGNLTIDTQTLRVAENGFVSTRTFGTGNGGNLTIRAQAIDITDFYAPDESPSFISAEARPRSSGNAGNLTIDTKTLRILNGGLLSANTVGAGNGGDLTVRAQAIDIIGFDPISGFSSSFGAQANTNATGNAGNITIETGTLRVLNGGRIATRTFGTGTSGDVTIRARSVEIAGFNSITDLPSFVATEAGSESSGNAGGIVLNVDRLRLADRGLITATSGGTAIGRTASAGNIEIQANSEIHLTDDARIRSNTNAGRGNITLTTPLLVLRRESKITTNASENASGGNITFNGGLIVTVPNENSDITANAIVGSGGRVDITAQGLFGVEFRPRLTALSDITASSDFGIAGNIAIATPDVDLNRGLVELPTDIIDASRFVAIDCSSEGTSQANRSEFYQTGRGGVAPLPTDPNSSNDILEDLQLPRSWLAELNAPIVEAQGWQRNDQGEIVLVAPQVDRWHCGRR comes from the coding sequence ATGAACCGAATTCCACGATCGCTTGGAAGGTTAGGAGGTCTGCTCTTTTGTCTGATTGCTACCGATGCAGTCAACGCCCAGATTGTGCCAGATAGCACGTTGCCTGTAAATTCCCGCGTGGAAGCAGGCTGTACAACTTGCACGATCGAGGGTGGAACGATTCGAGATAATAATTTATTTCACAGCTTTCGTGAATTTTCAGTTCCCACAGGTGGAACCGCATCGTTTAACAATGCGATCGAAGTTCAAAACATTTTTACACGGGTCACAGGAGGAACGATTTCTAACATTGATGGACTGATTCAAACAAATGGCACAGCGAATCTATTTTTGCTCAATCCGAATGGGATGATTTTTGGTGCGAATGCTCGGTTAGATCTGGGCGGTTCATTTGTTGTTAGCACTGTCGATCGCATTGTATTCGACAATGGATTCGCCTTCTCTGCCACTGATCCCCAAGCTCCACCGCTTCTTACAATCAGTGCGCCAATCGGACTGCAATCTGGCAACAATCCAGGAAGCATTCTTGTGCAAGGTCGCCTTGAGGTTAAGCCCGAACAAACTCTTGCACTGGTCGGCGATGGAGTCGCACTAGAGAGGGGTAAGTTAATCGCAGAAGCAGGACACGTTGAGCTAGGAAGTATTGCATCAGAGAGTGATGTATCGATCGATTCCAGCTTGAAACTGAACTATCAAGCAGTTCAACAGTTCCAAGATATTCAACTCGTTCAAGCGGCGCGGGTCGATACGAGCGGCAGCGGTGGCGGTAGTATCCAAGTTCAAGGTCGGCGGATTCATCTGACAGAAGGATCTCAAATGGCAACCATCACAGAAGGGACGCAAGCGGGAAAAGATTTGATTGTTCGTGCATCAGAGCTAGTCGAAGTGAGTGGCGTGAATCCGGAGGATATGACTGATTCTAGTGCGATCGCGGCTGAAGCGAGTCGAGGTTCAACAGGCAAGGGGGGCAACTTGACGATCGAAACCGAAACGCTACGAGTCACAGATGGTGGACGAGTCTCAGCTAGAACCTTCGGCGCGGGCGATGGGGGTGATTTAACTGTCCGGACACGATCGATGGAAGTCACTGGCTTTGCGTCCCAAACGAATGCTTCTAGCACCTTGGCGGCTGAAGCGAGACAGAGTTCAACTGGAAACGCAGGCAACTTGACGATCGACACTCAAACCTTACGGGTTGCAGAGAATGGATTTGTTTCAACTAGAACTTTCGGAACGGGAAACGGCGGCAATTTAACTATCCGGGCACAAGCGATCGACATCACTGACTTTTATGCACCGGACGAAAGTCCGAGTTTTATCTCTGCTGAAGCGCGACCTCGTTCAAGCGGAAATGCAGGCAACTTGACCATTGATACTAAAACCTTGCGGATATTAAATGGTGGATTGCTCTCTGCGAACACGGTTGGAGCCGGGAATGGTGGCGATTTAACGGTTCGGGCACAAGCGATCGACATTATCGGCTTCGATCCGATCAGTGGCTTTTCAAGTTCGTTTGGTGCTCAAGCCAATACTAATGCAACCGGGAATGCAGGCAATATCACGATCGAGACTGGAACATTGCGCGTCTTGAATGGCGGACGGATTGCAACTCGAACGTTTGGCACCGGGACAAGCGGCGATGTGACGATACGGGCACGATCAGTAGAGATTGCTGGCTTCAATTCAATCACAGATCTACCTAGTTTCGTTGCCACTGAAGCAGGCTCAGAGTCGAGCGGCAATGCAGGCGGAATTGTCTTGAATGTCGATCGCCTACGACTTGCCGATCGAGGGTTAATCACAGCGACCAGTGGTGGAACAGCGATCGGAAGAACAGCCAGTGCTGGAAATATTGAGATTCAAGCCAACTCTGAGATTCACTTGACCGATGATGCTCGAATTCGCTCAAATACCAATGCTGGACGCGGAAACATTACACTCACTACTCCGCTGTTAGTTCTGCGGCGAGAGAGTAAAATTACAACGAATGCGAGTGAGAATGCGAGCGGCGGCAACATTACTTTCAACGGTGGTTTAATTGTTACAGTTCCAAATGAGAATAGTGATATTACTGCGAATGCGATCGTAGGGAGTGGCGGTCGAGTCGATATCACCGCACAAGGTCTCTTTGGCGTTGAATTTCGTCCGCGTTTAACTGCTCTGAGTGATATCACTGCAAGTTCTGATTTTGGCATTGCAGGAAATATTGCGATCGCAACTCCTGATGTGGATCTCAATCGAGGATTAGTAGAACTTCCAACCGATATCATTGATGCGTCTCGATTCGTTGCGATCGATTGTTCTTCAGAAGGAACATCTCAAGCAAATCGAAGTGAATTCTATCAGACGGGACGGGGCGGAGTTGCTCCTCTACCGACTGATCCGAACAGTAGCAATGATATTTTGGAGGATTTGCAGCTTCCGCGATCGTGGCTTGCCGAACTCAATGCACCGATTGTCGAAGCTCAAGGATGGCAACGAAACGATCAAGGAGAAATTGTCCTCGTTGCTCCTCAAGTCGATCGCTGGCACTGTGGACGGAGGTGA
- a CDS encoding response regulator transcription factor, with product MTSTEFPMIRLLLVDAQSLIRRGLRAMLELEPDFQVVGDVENGRIALELVAELQPDVVLMDTRMPEMDGRVATQLMTQNFPNVKVLVLSTYDDDAYIAATMRAGARGYLLKDMSAKELADAIRVVHQGYTQFAPGIFDKLSIAAPVTSVNELTRTNLSGLTAREQDVLCLIGIGATNREIAQKLYITEGTVKSHVTSILNRLNLRNRSQLAIYANSMFRGDQTTEVRSVPRLEARQSAK from the coding sequence ATGACAAGCACAGAATTTCCGATGATTCGTTTATTGCTGGTAGATGCCCAGAGTCTGATTCGTCGAGGACTCAGGGCAATGTTAGAACTAGAACCAGATTTTCAAGTGGTTGGGGATGTGGAGAATGGCAGAATTGCGCTGGAACTTGTAGCAGAACTCCAGCCTGATGTGGTTTTAATGGATACCCGAATGCCAGAAATGGATGGACGAGTAGCAACCCAGTTGATGACTCAGAATTTTCCCAATGTCAAAGTTCTAGTCCTGAGTACTTATGATGATGATGCTTATATCGCAGCAACAATGAGAGCCGGAGCGCGAGGCTATCTGCTAAAAGATATGTCAGCAAAAGAATTAGCCGATGCGATTCGAGTGGTGCATCAAGGATATACTCAATTCGCTCCGGGTATCTTTGATAAATTGTCGATCGCTGCTCCGGTGACTTCAGTCAACGAACTTACCCGAACAAATCTTTCAGGATTGACCGCACGAGAACAAGACGTATTGTGCTTGATTGGAATCGGTGCTACGAATCGCGAGATTGCACAAAAACTGTACATTACTGAGGGCACTGTGAAAAGCCATGTTACGAGTATCCTCAATCGGCTGAATTTGCGAAATCGATCGCAGCTTGCGATCTATGCAAATTCGATGTTTAGAGGTGATCAGACAACTGAGGTTCGATCTGTACCTCGGCTTGAAGCTAGACAATCAGCGAAATAA
- a CDS encoding DUF928 domain-containing protein, with the protein MRYFKWIAPLILIAATVDRAISQRPPAPPSDPPPNGTQPGGGLDPATRSACTSESNRMRALIPVKNPVLTTTNQPTIFFYIPFGSDQIQSGEFSLLAYPKEQQRLHTVRFTLPKTPGIVSVTLPSQPEIEPGKYYHWYFQLYCRNGSGRQPDLTLHGFIQRTGLTPERQRQINAATSDIWYDAIAQVAGQLQTSPQNPQLRTQWRTLLQTIDAEHLAQEPLLGSVIVLKDKTEHAKPVTK; encoded by the coding sequence ATGCGCTACTTCAAATGGATCGCTCCCCTAATTCTGATTGCTGCGACTGTCGATCGCGCAATTAGTCAACGTCCACCTGCTCCGCCGAGTGATCCGCCTCCGAATGGCACTCAACCAGGCGGCGGACTTGATCCCGCGACTCGTTCAGCTTGCACCTCGGAAAGTAATCGAATGCGAGCATTGATTCCCGTCAAAAATCCGGTCTTGACGACTACCAATCAGCCCACAATTTTCTTTTACATCCCCTTCGGATCGGATCAAATTCAATCCGGTGAATTCTCTCTTCTTGCGTATCCAAAAGAACAACAGCGATTGCATACTGTTCGCTTTACCTTGCCAAAAACTCCAGGTATCGTGAGTGTTACGCTGCCATCGCAACCGGAAATTGAACCAGGCAAATACTATCACTGGTATTTTCAGCTTTATTGTCGCAATGGCAGCGGTAGACAGCCTGATTTAACCCTACATGGATTTATTCAGCGAACCGGACTCACTCCAGAGCGGCAGCGTCAAATCAATGCTGCGACTTCAGACATTTGGTATGATGCGATCGCACAAGTTGCAGGTCAATTGCAAACATCGCCGCAGAATCCACAACTGAGAACTCAGTGGCGTACTTTGCTACAAACAATTGATGCTGAGCATCTTGCTCAAGAGCCTTTACTAGGTTCAGTGATTGTTCTCAAGGACAAAACCGAACACGCGAAACCTGTAACGAAATAA
- a CDS encoding CHASE2 domain-containing protein → MDKLVVLELEGDFELAGFRATLEIRVEQQLILKVKGSLPAAPEVASQIQRHWYQNYRSLGVPARIKGQKIVHKGSLNRRIVECRESAEVLLDRFRVWLNSESFQLIDRRLRESFDRDDSIRFLLRTDDLNLQKLPWHEWDFFERYPKAEIALSAPEYEAISDRPVIQKNKVRVLAILGNSRGIQLEHDRAILEQLPNADIEFLVEPERQQFSERLWQEAWDILFFAGHSETEGETGRLYINQTDSLTLSQLKYGLRKAIDRGLQLAIFNSCDGLGLVQELQQLRIPQLIVMREPITDQVAAVFLKYFLEVFSSGESLYLATRQARERLQGLEHQFPCASWLPIIYQDPLVTPPNWLTLQGRSTPRRSPRTSSRRWRSLRVLWVSVAATLMIMGIRSTGALQSVELSAYDALMRSRPTEAIDSRILVVEVTQADVNQFGGYPLSDAVLVKAIAALEPLQPSAIAIDMHRAQPRGEGRSALIAQFQQNANLLTVCAFAQSDQNYAAPPEFSTDQKLEQLGFSNLVLDTVNRSQSDTLRTDVQSEQQSSKQTVRRQLLSYDPNIALTRSTCTTPYSLSFQLAYRFLQKSGIQPIQVTADQRWQFGSTIFNPLPTRFGAYQTLERANQTMLNYRTAPPGQQIPLQKVLNRQVTAEMVRDRIVFIGYTAPVARDTFATPYGEMAGVWIHAHSVSQLLSSVLNQRSSIWGLPQWQHFQWGDTLWVLIWSGITAMIVTIAQSRPLILGIAIAVFFSCIYQLCLYVLKVGGWLPLVPTLITMLLTAIGVVFYLRVDRR, encoded by the coding sequence ATGGATAAATTGGTCGTTTTGGAGCTAGAAGGGGATTTTGAACTTGCGGGCTTTCGTGCCACGCTAGAAATTCGTGTGGAACAACAATTGATTCTGAAGGTCAAAGGTAGTTTACCTGCGGCTCCAGAAGTCGCAAGCCAGATTCAACGGCATTGGTATCAGAACTATCGATCGCTGGGTGTGCCTGCTCGAATTAAAGGGCAAAAAATCGTTCATAAAGGTTCGCTCAATCGTCGGATTGTGGAGTGTCGCGAATCGGCTGAAGTGCTGCTTGATCGCTTTCGAGTTTGGCTGAATTCTGAATCATTTCAGTTAATCGATCGTCGTCTGCGAGAAAGCTTTGATCGCGATGATTCGATTCGGTTTTTGCTTCGCACTGATGACTTAAATTTACAGAAATTACCTTGGCATGAATGGGACTTTTTTGAACGCTATCCAAAAGCTGAAATTGCTTTGAGCGCACCGGAATATGAGGCAATTTCTGATCGTCCGGTGATCCAGAAGAATAAAGTGCGAGTATTAGCAATTTTAGGGAACAGTCGCGGCATCCAACTCGAACACGATCGCGCAATTCTCGAACAGTTACCTAATGCAGACATTGAATTTTTAGTAGAACCAGAGCGGCAACAGTTTAGTGAACGACTTTGGCAAGAAGCTTGGGATATTTTATTTTTTGCTGGACATAGCGAGACTGAAGGAGAAACGGGACGGCTTTACATCAATCAAACTGACAGCTTAACCCTTTCTCAACTCAAATATGGATTACGCAAGGCAATCGATCGAGGATTGCAGCTTGCAATTTTTAATTCTTGTGATGGGTTAGGACTCGTACAAGAACTTCAGCAATTACGAATCCCTCAGTTGATTGTGATGCGGGAGCCGATTACCGATCAAGTCGCAGCAGTTTTTCTAAAGTACTTTTTAGAAGTATTTTCGAGCGGTGAATCACTTTATCTTGCGACTCGACAAGCAAGAGAGCGGCTCCAGGGATTAGAGCATCAATTCCCTTGCGCGAGTTGGCTTCCGATCATTTATCAAGATCCATTGGTCACGCCTCCAAACTGGCTCACGCTCCAAGGTCGGTCTACTCCACGCCGTTCTCCACGGACTTCTTCGCGTCGCTGGCGGTCGTTGAGGGTGCTGTGGGTGAGTGTTGCTGCAACCTTGATGATCATGGGAATTCGATCGACAGGAGCACTCCAATCGGTTGAACTTTCGGCTTACGATGCGTTGATGCGATCGCGTCCCACAGAAGCGATCGATTCTCGAATTCTCGTGGTCGAAGTGACACAAGCAGATGTAAATCAGTTCGGCGGATATCCACTCTCAGATGCCGTTTTGGTCAAGGCGATCGCAGCACTCGAACCCCTACAACCCAGTGCGATCGCGATTGATATGCACCGCGCTCAACCGAGAGGCGAAGGGCGCAGCGCTTTGATTGCTCAATTCCAACAAAACGCAAATCTGCTGACGGTTTGCGCGTTTGCTCAATCTGACCAGAACTATGCTGCTCCGCCTGAATTTTCCACCGATCAGAAACTTGAGCAATTAGGATTTAGTAACTTAGTTCTAGATACCGTGAATCGATCGCAATCGGATACACTTCGTACTGATGTGCAATCAGAACAACAATCCAGCAAACAAACCGTTCGTCGTCAGCTTTTATCGTATGATCCCAACATTGCACTAACGCGATCGACGTGTACAACGCCCTACAGCCTGAGTTTTCAGTTAGCCTATCGATTTTTACAAAAGTCAGGCATCCAGCCGATCCAGGTTACTGCTGACCAACGATGGCAGTTTGGCTCGACAATCTTCAATCCGCTACCGACTCGATTTGGGGCTTATCAAACCCTTGAGCGTGCAAATCAAACGATGCTGAACTATCGAACGGCTCCACCCGGACAACAGATTCCGCTGCAAAAAGTCTTGAATCGGCAAGTCACAGCGGAGATGGTTCGCGATCGTATTGTTTTCATCGGCTATACGGCTCCGGTTGCGAGAGATACTTTTGCAACCCCTTACGGTGAAATGGCAGGCGTTTGGATTCATGCTCACTCCGTGAGTCAACTGCTCAGTTCAGTATTAAATCAACGATCGTCGATTTGGGGTTTACCACAGTGGCAGCACTTCCAATGGGGCGATACACTTTGGGTGCTGATTTGGTCAGGGATCACCGCAATGATTGTTACTATTGCGCAATCGCGTCCGCTAATTTTGGGAATTGCGATCGCAGTGTTCTTTAGTTGCATCTATCAACTCTGCTTGTATGTGTTAAAAGTAGGGGGGTGGCTTCCGTTAGTTCCGACACTGATCACAATGCTGCTTACGGCGATCGGTGTTGTGTTTTATCTTAGAGTCGATCGCAGGTGA
- a CDS encoding DUF1822 family protein, producing MTALNHQVAEKFYQHHSDPDKAKQVYLNTLSVQAVHFYLTCLDIKTDLENSQSWNPLLQVLTNTADLRIEGFGSVECCLVLNDEKSCLIPSQASERIAYIAVRLNSDLTEAELLGFVFSVETETLFLEKLQSIDELPNYLYQLATTHPITRLSDWFHTVTESGWKTLEMLIGDWQESAALSFRSPVFNALELPITGVRRGKLLTLGDAPEEQVLLLIEVTPRTRSEYQINLELCPIGKERYLPRSLHVSVLDEVGKTVLQAESNESEGLEFQFSGERKERFGIRIRLLGCIILEAFEI from the coding sequence ATGACTGCTCTCAACCATCAGGTCGCGGAAAAGTTTTATCAGCATCACTCTGATCCTGATAAAGCAAAACAGGTGTATCTCAATACTTTGAGTGTTCAAGCAGTTCACTTCTACCTCACCTGTTTGGATATCAAGACAGACTTGGAAAACAGTCAAAGCTGGAATCCACTTCTACAAGTCTTAACGAATACCGCAGACCTGCGGATTGAAGGATTTGGATCTGTGGAATGTTGCTTAGTTCTAAACGACGAAAAATCTTGCTTGATTCCTTCGCAAGCGAGTGAACGGATTGCTTATATTGCAGTGCGGTTGAACTCAGATTTAACTGAAGCAGAACTACTAGGATTTGTGTTCTCAGTAGAAACAGAGACATTGTTTCTAGAGAAACTACAGTCGATCGATGAACTTCCTAACTACTTATATCAGCTTGCTACGACTCATCCAATCACCCGTTTGAGCGATTGGTTTCACACTGTCACAGAATCAGGCTGGAAAACGCTCGAAATGCTGATTGGTGACTGGCAAGAAAGCGCTGCCTTGAGTTTCCGCAGTCCGGTTTTTAATGCTCTGGAACTTCCGATAACCGGAGTAAGACGTGGTAAGCTTTTGACATTAGGAGATGCGCCCGAAGAACAAGTTTTATTGTTAATCGAAGTGACACCGAGAACACGATCGGAGTATCAGATTAACTTAGAACTCTGCCCGATTGGAAAGGAGCGGTACTTACCGCGATCGCTGCATGTTTCAGTGTTAGACGAAGTGGGAAAAACGGTGTTGCAAGCCGAGAGCAACGAGAGTGAAGGGCTAGAGTTTCAGTTTAGCGGTGAGCGCAAAGAGCGATTTGGCATCAGGATTCGTCTACTAGGGTGCATCATTCTTGAAGCGTTTGAGATTTGA
- a CDS encoding response regulator transcription factor produces the protein MQSLESRRIRVLLVDDQSLIRQGLKAMLELEPDLEIVGDAENGKAALELVAQLHPDIVLMDIRMPEMSGQTATQLITQNFPAVKVLILSTFDDDTYVAGAMQAGARGYLLKDMPSRELAVAIRFVHQGYTQFGPGLFNKLSIATSNEDRPEAAPIISTLTPREQEVLRLIGQGATNREIAQQLYITEGTVKTHVTSILNRLSLRNRSQIAIYANSVFRPKDSNNPTEVESDQ, from the coding sequence ATGCAATCTCTTGAATCTCGTCGAATTCGCGTCTTGCTGGTGGATGATCAAAGCTTGATTCGGCAAGGACTCAAAGCAATGCTAGAACTAGAGCCTGATTTAGAAATTGTCGGCGATGCAGAAAATGGTAAAGCTGCCTTAGAACTGGTTGCACAACTTCACCCAGATATCGTTTTGATGGATATCCGAATGCCAGAAATGAGCGGACAAACAGCGACTCAGTTGATTACTCAGAATTTTCCTGCTGTGAAAGTTCTCATTCTTAGTACCTTCGATGATGATACTTATGTTGCAGGAGCCATGCAGGCAGGCGCAAGAGGGTACTTGCTCAAAGATATGCCATCACGAGAACTCGCAGTCGCAATTCGCTTTGTGCATCAGGGCTATACGCAGTTTGGTCCAGGATTGTTTAATAAGTTGTCCATTGCAACATCCAATGAAGATCGTCCAGAAGCGGCTCCAATCATTTCCACACTGACACCACGAGAACAAGAAGTATTACGACTCATCGGACAGGGTGCAACAAATCGGGAAATTGCCCAACAACTCTACATCACAGAAGGTACGGTTAAAACGCACGTCACCAGTATTCTCAATCGGCTGAGCCTGCGAAATCGATCGCAAATTGCAATTTACGCGAACTCTGTTTTTCGCCCAAAAGATTCAAACAATCCGACCGAAGTAGAGTCCGATCAATAG
- a CDS encoding response regulator transcription factor, whose product MIRVMLVEDQEIVRRGLRTLLEMKPDLKIVAEAENGQRAIEQFQALQPDCPDVVVMDIRMPVMDGVQATQHLCQRFPDVKILILTTFNDTNYVSEALRFGAKGYLLKDTPAEELAKAIRSIKQGYTQFGPGIFEKVIVQTHEAPKTAPSEIEELTDRERDVLRLVAVGASNREIAQTLHLSEGTVRNHISHILDRLKVRDRTQAALVANTYPVWLKSKQ is encoded by the coding sequence ATGATTCGAGTGATGCTAGTCGAAGATCAAGAGATTGTGCGTCGAGGCTTAAGAACGCTCTTAGAAATGAAGCCAGATTTGAAAATTGTGGCTGAAGCGGAAAATGGACAACGTGCGATCGAACAATTCCAAGCATTACAGCCAGACTGTCCGGATGTGGTAGTAATGGACATCCGGATGCCTGTGATGGATGGTGTACAAGCGACTCAGCATCTCTGCCAGCGGTTTCCAGACGTGAAGATTTTAATTTTGACTACGTTCAATGATACGAACTATGTATCTGAAGCACTCCGATTTGGAGCGAAAGGATATTTACTCAAGGATACCCCTGCGGAGGAACTGGCGAAGGCGATTCGATCGATTAAGCAAGGATATACGCAGTTCGGTCCGGGCATTTTTGAGAAAGTCATTGTTCAAACTCATGAGGCTCCAAAGACTGCCCCCTCTGAGATCGAGGAACTCACTGATCGAGAGCGCGATGTCCTGCGATTAGTTGCAGTCGGGGCAAGCAATCGAGAAATTGCTCAAACGCTGCATCTTTCTGAAGGAACGGTGAGAAACCATATTTCGCATATTTTGGATCGATTGAAGGTTCGCGATCGTACTCAAGCCGCACTTGTTGCGAATACTTACCCAGTTTGGCTGAAATCAAAGCAATGA
- a CDS encoding response regulator has protein sequence MKGDILIVDDTLDNLRLLSAMLAEQGYEVRSVVNGSTALMGIQAQPPDLVLLDITMPGMDGYEVCQRLRENSETQEIPVIFISALNEAIDKIRAFAVGGADFITKPFQVEEVLVRVEHQLKLCRLNQQLQEQNRRLQTTEEDLRRALGQERALNQRIEEMAAVEERNRIARDIHDSLGHLLVALNVQLETGLTLWTVDLDRAYSFLTEAKQLGSQALQAVRQSVSNIRSDPLQGQLLESAIVKLTDEFYLTAGILPDCSIDLSHPLSKAVNHVAYRIVQESLTNICKYADATIVQIRLQTTSNGLSLVVKDNGKGFYPSEPSVGYGLRGMQERTAAVGGQLNIDSSPGNGCCICAELPNVEIGR, from the coding sequence ATGAAAGGTGACATTCTGATTGTTGACGACACTTTGGACAATCTTCGATTGTTATCCGCAATGCTAGCTGAACAAGGCTATGAAGTTCGCAGTGTCGTAAATGGTTCAACCGCACTGATGGGAATTCAGGCACAACCGCCTGATCTCGTGCTGCTCGATATCACCATGCCCGGAATGGATGGGTATGAAGTGTGTCAGCGGCTCCGAGAGAATTCTGAGACTCAAGAGATTCCAGTCATTTTTATTAGCGCTCTGAATGAAGCGATCGACAAAATTCGCGCCTTTGCGGTCGGAGGAGCCGATTTTATTACCAAGCCGTTTCAGGTCGAGGAAGTGCTGGTGCGAGTCGAACACCAACTGAAACTCTGTCGGCTGAATCAACAGCTTCAAGAGCAAAATCGTCGCCTCCAGACCACAGAAGAAGACCTGCGCCGCGCTCTCGGACAAGAACGCGCCCTGAATCAACGAATCGAGGAAATGGCGGCAGTCGAAGAGCGCAACCGCATCGCCCGTGATATTCATGATTCTCTGGGACATTTGCTCGTGGCGCTGAATGTTCAGCTTGAAACCGGACTGACGCTTTGGACAGTTGATCTCGATCGCGCATATAGCTTTTTAACTGAAGCAAAACAGTTGGGATCACAAGCCCTGCAAGCTGTCCGTCAATCGGTTTCAAACATTCGATCCGACCCGCTGCAAGGACAGTTATTAGAAAGCGCGATCGTCAAACTGACCGATGAGTTTTACCTCACAGCAGGCATCTTACCCGATTGTTCGATCGATTTGTCTCACCCACTTTCTAAGGCTGTGAATCATGTCGCCTATCGGATTGTGCAAGAAAGCTTAACCAATATTTGTAAATATGCAGATGCCACGATTGTTCAGATTCGCTTGCAGACGACATCAAATGGACTTTCTCTAGTGGTAAAAGATAACGGTAAAGGATTCTATCCGAGTGAACCTTCTGTCGGTTACGGACTACGAGGAATGCAAGAACGAACAGCGGCAGTTGGTGGACAGCTCAATATTGATAGTTCACCTGGAAATGGTTGCTGTATCTGTGCAGAATTGCCAAACGTGGAGATAGGGCGATGA